A stretch of DNA from Macrotis lagotis isolate mMagLag1 chromosome X, bilby.v1.9.chrom.fasta, whole genome shotgun sequence:
atgttggtccctaaaagggaagctataacaattctaattctctAGAACTTTGTTTCtgtaaggaaaattagagggtaaaatataattgaaatgaatgaaactaaaggttaggggtataattgggtcttatctctcagTTGATGAGgcccaagatcacatcactatgtttgagacaaaaaatcctggggggggggggggaagcaggggtgttaactttaacttaagtgtctcattatactttgactcactttaatcacaaaaTGCTAAACATCTTGTCTAATAAGGGCATCATAAACTTCAAGGATCTGAGATGTATTACCTTactatcatttgtaaagttctcagtgaaaCTTCATagtctcccagtacttagaggtcttcaagattcttacagttaattagatcagtgaccagtgcttcacttaacaaggggttaagtaccctggattggggggggggggggttaaagtgGGAGACACAGTAAGCCTCGGTTCACTTAATAAGGTATTAAGTGTGGGGGGGGTGTAggtaaaatgtgaataaatgtGAATGAAAATAGGCTTGGGAGGAGGGACACAATAGTTccagaaatgatatggctttggatgatactgtGGCTTGTAAGGAGGATTgtatgtacttgaaagatacttgaaaagggggtaaggtaaaaaatgattataatttgatgcaatttgagtcattgctgcttatcaagcaatcaagtaagcAATCATAATATCTCAATAACAatagcttatcaagcaatcaaataatctaaCTGTGAtggatgatacctgattaatattagagcaccaaggggaaaaaagcacCAAGActcataattttagagggaaagaggggagaatgtgaatgctgagttaATGCTATTCAGTAGATTTAGCTCAGTGAGGAAATAAGatgcattcccacttgggtttaaaaatctagctttaatctacagggaagggggtgactaggaatgggaaagataagggaagaaggggcaGATAAAAGGgcaggtataagtgaaaataaacaaagttaaatttctaaaagaaaagtcaaaggggaaaagtagtaaaattttggtgaggaggaataagagaaaaggaaagtgataaatataaagataacatgaagggaaatacagaattagtaatcttaactgtaaatgtaaatggaatgaactgtcccataaaagagaagcagaaacacatttgaagcagagagatatacacagagtaaaggtaaaaggttggtacaaaatatattatgcctcaatgaaagtaaaaaaatctggggtagcaatcctaatctcagacaaaataaaagcaaaaaacaatctcattcaaagggataagaaaggaaattacatcttcttaaaaggcaccattggtaatgaagctatttcattactaaacatgtatgcatctagtggtatagcatccagattcctagaggaaaaactgaatgaatttcaaggagaaatagacagcaaaacttatttttttttgcaaggcaaatggggttaagtggcttgcccaaggtcacacagctaggtaattattaagtgtctgagaccagatttgaacccaggtactcctgactccaaagccggtgcattatccactacgccacctagccgcccccagcaaAACTTttaatagtgggagacctcaatctccgtctctcagaactagataaatctgacaacaaaataaacaagaaggaagttaagaaggtgaatgaaatcttagaaaacttagatttgatagacctctggagaaaacttaatggggatagaagagaatatttttttcctcatgagtatatggcaccttcaccaaaattgaccacgtactagggcacaaaaaccttaaaataaaatacataaaggcAGAAACAAcaaatacacatttctcagaccatgatgcaataacaattacatgtaatatacagtcagggaaagataaaccaagaactaattgaaaataaaataatttcatcttaaataatgggtgacTCCAAcagcaaatgatagaaataattaataattatatccaagaaaatgatactaatgagatatcaaaccaaaatttatggaatgcagcaaaggcagttttgaggagaaaccttatatctctaaatgcctatatgaataacatagagaaagaagagataaatgaattggatatgcaactaaaaaagctaaaaaaagaacaaattaaacaaccccaataaaataccaaattagaaattctgaaaatcaagggagtgattaataaaatggaaaacaagaaaaccattgatctcataaataaaactaagagtgttatgaaaagccaataaaatagacaaacctctggttaaaatctgatttaaaacaagataaccaaattatcagtatcaaaaataaaggataaactaACCACCgagaaggaaattaagagataatttggagctactttggtcaaactatatgccaataaattggacaacttgagtgaaatggatgaataattacagaagtacaaactgcccagattaacagaagaggaaataaattacttaaataatcccatttcagaaaaaagaaattaaagaaaccatcagtaaactccctaagaaaaagagtccaggtccagatggatttacaagtgaattctaccaaacatttaaagaacaattaatttctattctacataaactatttttaaaaatagaagtggaaggagttctgccaaactccttttatgacaccaatatggtgctgatacctaaactaggaagaaccaaaacacaaaattatagatgaatctctctaatgaatattgatgcaaaaaatcttaaataaaattttagcaatgagactaccaCAAGTTATTACCAGactaatacaccatgatcagttgGATTTATAACAGGCAgatagggatggttcaacattaggaaaacactcaacatactTAAACATCagtagtaaaaccaacagaaatcatatgattatctcgatagatgctgaaaaagcctttgataaaatacaacatccattcctttcaaaaagtttagaaataaatggagttttccttaaaataagaaatagtatctatctaaaaaccatcaacaaatattaaatttaatgagaataaactcagagcatttccaataaaattgggagtgaaacaaggatgcccattatgtattggaaatgctaacaatagcaataagaaagaaaaagaaattgaaagaaccaGAATTGTCAGAAttctgccagaaaaaaaaaatgtaaagaaaggtgaccaactccaccagatctaaaactatactataaagtagtagtcatcaaaactgcctggtactggttaagaaatagagtaattgatcagtggattaagataagttcaaaagaaactgcagtaaatgactacagtaatataCTATTTGACAaccccaaagacatcagcttctgagatctcactatttgacaaaaattgttgggaaaaactggaaaatagtatggcaaaactaggcatagatccatatctcacacctaataccaaaataagttcaaaatgggtacaagatttagacataatgagcaataccatagataaattaatagacaaataaTACTCTTATCTagctgatctatggaaaagggataaatttatgaccaaacaggaattaaagcacattataaactgcaaaatgaatggttttgactatattaaattaaaaaatttttcactaataaaatcaatgttgccaagaCTAGAAGAAAGGTTTCTTCCtcctcaccatcaccaccatcctcctcctcctcctcctcaccatcaccaccatcatcttcCTCCCACCGATGCTCCTGCTCCCGCTGCtgcttcttccccccccccccccccccccccccgttccctTGGAGCAGACCCTTCTGGTGCCTCTTTTGTGAAGCAGTGGCTGAGGAGACCCCCGGACTCGCCATGGCCGACGAGAAGCCGAAGGAAGGAGTCAAGACTGAAAACAACGACCACATTAATTTGAAGGTGGCAGGGCAAGATGGTTCAGTGGTGCAATTTAAGATTAAGAGGCACACACCACTTAGTAAACTAATGAAAGCCTATTGTGAACGACAGGGTTTGTCAATGAGGCAGATCAGATTCCGATTTGATGGGCAACCAATCAATGAAACAGACACACCTGCACAGTTGGAAATGGAGGATGAAGATACAATTGATGTATTCCAGCAGCAGACAGGAGGTGTTTACTAAAAAGAGAACCTGCAACTGTACTCCAGAACTGTGCTCCCAAGGAAAACAATACATTCACAATTagaaaaccaagatttggttCATCCACATCCTGACTACTGCAGTATAGTTTTCTCTTTGATTCCCTTCCCCATTCCTTTATTGTACATAAAGTAACTGGTGTATGTGCACAGGTATAAtgcatagttgttttttttttttaaactaaatggcCGATGGCATGTTTTGATCAACATCaaatggagatggggaggggaaaaacaAACTGGTTCTGTGAAAATATCCCTTTTCTCCATTAGTGGCATGCTCATtcaacttttatctttatattccagtAAGTTATTTTGCTCTCACtgttgaacaacaacaaaaaaccccacaaaaaaaaatccccgCATACCTTGTTTGATTGGATAATttcaatgtttttccttttatcattgTAAAACCAAGGACGATTTTATAACTTTGTTGTACGTAGCTGTTACATGTAGGGCAATCTCTGTCTCAGTAGGGATAAATTACTATAAAGAAATTGATCCTAGATAGTTTTCCCTTCCAAATCAAACATCTTGTTGTTTAAATAAACTtcttgtttaaaatttaaaaaaaaagattagaagaaagcagaaagctgggaaacattcTTCACAATCAGGTGttctaataaagatctcatttctaaaatatagagagaattgcataatatttataaggtcacaagtcattctccaatggtCAATggttatgaacagacagttttctaatgaagaaattaaagttatatataatcatgtgaaaaaactCTCCAAATCGCTGTTGATtagtgctccaaatcactattacaatagcccagatgagaaagggaagatggtcactattggagaggttgtggaaggattgagACATTcatacattgctggtagagttgtgaatagatccaacctttctggagagcaatatggaactatgcccaaagagcaataaaactgttcatacctttgacccagcaattgcaattctaggactatatccagaagaaatttttaaaaaatgggaaaagtcatccatgttccaagatattcatagcagctctttttgtagtggcaaagaattggaaattgagaggatgcccatcagttggggaatgactaaacaagttatggtacatgaacactatggaatattattgttctataagaaaccataaatggttggagtCTAGAGAAGAATgcaatgatttatgggatctgatgctgacagaagggagtagagccaagagaacagtgtacacatcaGCAACGTTATGAGATGAACGACCTTAATAAATGCAACTCCTCTCGACAATAGAGAGTgccaggacaactgtatttgactggttatggactatattatccccaaccagaggaagaataacaaaacacgcagaaaaaaaaacacctctactgaatctgatgaacattttataaaaagtattcttatgtatctctttcccttaatcctaattcctcataccaaaaatgacttaatttgtaaaatgtttaataaaatatgaatgtaaaatgctaatctctctgttccctactgaggggagaggggtggaaagggagggtggagggaaattttgtaaattggaaatattcatgtacaagtggatgaaaattttaaaaaatttttaaataattttaatctgTATCAAGATTGTTTGACACCtctgaactagatggcctcttaGATTTCTTCTACATCCGGATCTATATTatgataatatttacaaatatggTTGTTCATTGTCGGTATTGTTCATTGCTGGAAGTGGTGAGGCTATAGACTAGAAAACTTGGATTTCAATCCCAGATCTTCGGTTTACTAGTgatgtcaccttggacaagtcacttatcatATCATAAGATAGTAGAAGGAAACCAAGAGAGAGTCTCCAATCAAAGTCCTTCATTTTTAGAAGTAACTAAGGTGGGGCCAAGATAAACATAGGGACTCTTTGATCAAGAGCTCAGCAGAGCTACAGTTCAACTCAAGCATTtgaattcagtgttctttccattggattttgaggagaaatattttatttttgtaacaagAAGTACAGAACAGTTACAGAAGCTTGAAACAGAaaagtcctgagtttgaatccttcaGGGCCTCCCTTTTcatttaaatgaggaaattgggcaAGATGATCTTTAATgtcataataaataatatatatgtatataaacataaataaataaagcatcaTATGATACCATTATCATGAAGTAGAATCTCCTTATTTTGTTTTCCCTCCAGGTTGCAGAATCTTCTCCATTCCTtgatttatttcctcctcttaCACCTGTAGGTTAAGCAAATTATATCAGACTCCTCTCTTCTTACCAACATGGTGTGAAAAGAACCCAAAGTTTAGTCAGAAaaacagggttcaaatcctgtcttttatTATCTGCTATCCTTGTAACTTAGCCAAGTTATTTAGCCTTATATTTAGATAATCtaggttgagtggcttgcccaaggtcacatagctagtctgaggctgaatttgaattcgggaccttctgactccagcacCAGCACCACTGTTCTATTGTGCCACATAGCCGCCTTTATTTAGCCTTTCTAAgctttactttcctcatctgtgaaactaGGAGTCATGGATATATAATCCTCTCCTATGTCTTCTTAGGCTCTAATTTGTTTGAATCTATGGCTGGATGTTTGGAAACTACCCTATGATGAGGCTTTCCTCTAAAAGTTGTTAACCAAATCCCAGTTAAGCACGATGTTGACTGGGCAGTATGGTATAATGGGTATGAAGGTGGGGCTACTTGCAAATCAGGATACCTGGAGGCTAATCTCCCCTTATATGTTTGGGATGATAGTATGATTATCTGTCCTGGTGCCTTCATATAGTTTTGTGAAACTGAGatgataatatatatttacaaaaactctttgaagaaTGTGAAGTCCCACAAATATGGAATAACTaacactcctcctcctccttccctgcaACTAAGTTTGGCACAATTAGGTTAGGTACATTTCTACAATTGTCTTGAATTCTCTGAATTTTGGGAGTAGTATGTATCACTAGCTGAGAAACTCATAAAAATGAGGTTGCTTTTCCTAGTTATTTCCTTATTAGCTATTTCATTTCAACTCCTAACAGAAATAGAGTATTCTATCAATACTATTCAGGAGGAAGACAATTGGaagtttttatccttttcttccctctctgaaTTGAATTACTCCCATTATTTGATGTTCTTTTGGGACAAGGAGAGAGGTAGGAGGAGTGaagaagggaaatggaatagAAATTAAACTCCTatgattacatttttaaaagacatttcttCCTGCATAGTAccaaaattatcatttaattttatataactcattttcttctaattatcaTTATATCATTGAAGGAAACTGAATTAGTAACTAATAGGTGCCTAAACCTTTATAATTCTATGTTGATGTCTGTCCTGAAATCATTCATGATGGTACTtgcttctttgacttttttttaggtttgtttttttttttttgcaaggcaaatggggttaagtggcttgc
This window harbors:
- the LOC141498394 gene encoding small ubiquitin-related modifier 2; its protein translation is MADEKPKEGVKTENNDHINLKVAGQDGSVVQFKIKRHTPLSKLMKAYCERQGLSMRQIRFRFDGQPINETDTPAQLEMEDEDTIDVFQQQTGGVY